The Hyphomicrobiales bacterium genome has a window encoding:
- a CDS encoding hypothetical protein (Evidence 5 : Unknown function): MASLQEVEQRQDAAYLSGNALRRKPKQFSGGASVSFSAVETPTRNQNWNGLCPPQD, translated from the coding sequence ATGGCAAGTCTCCAGGAGGTTGAGCAAAGACAGGATGCAGCCTACCTATCGGGCAACGCGCTGCGCCGGAAGCCCAAACAGTTTTCGGGTGGCGCCAGCGTCTCCTTTTCGGCTGTCGAGACACCGACCCGAAACCAGAACTGGAACGGCCTATGTCCGCCACAAGATTGA
- a CDS encoding HD family hydrolase: protein MARKPEPPRAWQRMLSGRRLDLLDPSPLDIEIEDIAHGLARVARWNGQTHGAHSFSVAQHSLLVEAIAAHLNPDWNAAWRLMALLHDAPEYVIGDMISPFKVVMGDAYKSVELRLLAAIHLRFGLPATTPAALKRKTKEADTIAAFFEATRLAGFAREEALKFFGRPQALPAEILAWLEPLDTETAQARFLERFAALCGRLNASGAPR from the coding sequence ATGGCCCGCAAGCCGGAACCGCCGCGCGCCTGGCAGCGCATGCTCTCGGGCCGCCGGCTGGACCTGCTCGATCCCTCGCCGCTCGACATCGAGATCGAGGACATCGCCCATGGCCTCGCCCGTGTCGCCCGCTGGAACGGACAGACGCACGGGGCGCATTCCTTTTCGGTGGCGCAGCACAGCCTGCTGGTCGAAGCGATCGCCGCGCATCTGAACCCGGACTGGAACGCGGCCTGGCGGTTGATGGCGTTACTGCACGATGCGCCCGAATACGTCATCGGCGACATGATCTCGCCGTTCAAGGTCGTGATGGGCGATGCCTACAAGAGCGTCGAGCTGCGCCTGCTCGCGGCGATCCACCTGCGCTTCGGCCTGCCGGCCACGACGCCCGCGGCGCTGAAGCGCAAGACGAAGGAGGCCGACACCATCGCCGCCTTCTTCGAGGCGACCCGCCTCGCCGGCTTCGCCCGCGAGGAAGCTTTGAAATTCTTCGGCCGGCCGCAGGCGCTGCCGGCCGAGATTCTCGCCTGGCTCGAGCCGCTCGATACCGAGACGGCGCAGGCGCGCTTCCTGGAACGCTTCGCCGCGCTCTGCGGCAGGCTCAATGCGTCAGGCGCACCGCGCTGA
- a CDS encoding Dihydroorotase yields MPQTYDLILKGGTVVNQDGRVARDVGVTGGKIMALGDLSQASAGEVVDCTGLHILPGVIDSQVHFREPGLDHKEDLESGSRSAALGGVTCVFEMPNTIPQTVTPEALADKVRRGRHRMHCDFAFWVGGTHENANDVPELERLPGAAGIKVFMGSSTGDLLVEDDRGVAEILKRTRRRAAFHSEDEMMLRERMGLRVEGDPSSHPVWRSPEVALTCTKRLVRIARETGARVHILHISTGEEMVFLKDHKDVATVEVLPNHLTLVAPDCYERLGTYAQMNPPIRDDSHRQRIWWGVEQGIVDVLGSDHAPHTHEEKHHPYPASHSGMPGVQTLVPIMLDHVNAGRLTLERFVDLSSAGPQRIFGLEGKGRIAVGYDADFTIVDLKRRETITKEWSASKCGWTPYDGVTVTGWPVGTFVRGLKVMWEGELTTPSQGEPARFLEALPHSA; encoded by the coding sequence ATGCCCCAGACCTATGACCTGATCCTCAAGGGCGGCACGGTGGTGAACCAGGATGGCCGCGTCGCGCGCGATGTCGGCGTCACCGGCGGCAAGATCATGGCGCTTGGCGATCTCTCGCAGGCTTCGGCCGGCGAGGTGGTCGATTGCACCGGCCTGCACATCCTGCCAGGCGTGATCGACAGCCAAGTGCATTTCCGCGAGCCGGGGCTCGATCACAAGGAAGACCTGGAGAGCGGTTCGCGCTCGGCCGCGCTCGGCGGCGTGACCTGCGTCTTCGAGATGCCGAATACCATTCCCCAGACGGTGACGCCTGAGGCGCTGGCCGACAAGGTCAGGCGCGGGCGCCATCGCATGCATTGCGATTTCGCCTTCTGGGTGGGCGGCACGCATGAGAACGCCAACGACGTGCCGGAGCTGGAGAGGCTTCCCGGTGCGGCCGGCATCAAGGTGTTCATGGGTTCCTCCACCGGCGACCTGCTGGTCGAGGACGACAGGGGCGTCGCCGAGATCCTGAAGCGCACGCGCCGGCGCGCCGCCTTCCATTCCGAAGACGAGATGATGCTGCGCGAGCGTATGGGTCTGCGTGTCGAGGGCGATCCGTCGAGCCACCCGGTCTGGCGCTCGCCCGAGGTGGCGCTGACCTGCACCAAGCGGCTGGTGCGGATCGCCCGTGAGACAGGCGCGCGCGTTCATATCCTGCACATCTCGACCGGCGAGGAGATGGTCTTCCTGAAGGACCACAAGGATGTCGCCACCGTCGAGGTGCTGCCGAACCATCTGACGCTCGTCGCGCCGGATTGCTACGAGCGGCTCGGCACCTATGCCCAGATGAACCCGCCGATCCGCGACGACAGCCATCGCCAGCGCATCTGGTGGGGCGTCGAGCAGGGCATCGTCGACGTCCTCGGCTCAGACCACGCGCCGCATACCCATGAGGAGAAGCATCATCCCTATCCGGCGAGCCATTCCGGCATGCCGGGCGTGCAGACGCTGGTGCCGATCATGCTCGACCATGTGAATGCCGGCAGGCTGACGCTGGAGCGCTTCGTCGATCTCAGCAGCGCCGGCCCGCAGCGCATCTTCGGGCTGGAAGGCAAGGGCCGGATCGCAGTCGGCTACGATGCCGACTTCACCATCGTCGATCTCAAGCGCCGCGAGACGATCACCAAGGAATGGAGCGCCTCGAAATGCGGCTGGACGCCCTATGACGGCGTCACCGTTACCGGCTGGCCGGTCGGCACCTTCGTGCGCGGCCTCAAGGTGATGTGGGAGGGCGAGTTGACGACCCCGTCGCAGGGCGAGCCGGCACGCTTCCTGGAGGCGCTGCCGCATAGCGCCTGA
- the aceB gene encoding malate synthase A produces the protein MSDTPPLSLPAGVAIKGAVQPRFDEILTTEALAFVAELHRRFNETRKRLLALRAERQKRFDGGETPDFLAETKHIREGDWSVAPIPADLQDRRVEITGPVDRKMIVNALNSGAKVFMADFEDASSPVWTNMVEGQINLKDRWANKIDFTDPSNGKDYKLKDKPAVLIIRPRGWHLPERHIEIDGEEASGSLVDFGLYLFHNAKAALAAGSGPYFYLPKLESHLEARLWNDVFVAAQSALGLKNGTIKATVLIETLPAAFEMDEILYELREHMAGLNCGRWDYIFSFIKKLARNKAYVLPDRSQVVMSKAFLRAYSLLLIKTCHKRGAFAMGGMAAQIPVKNNPEANAAAFAKVKADKEREAGDGHDGTWVAHPDLVPVAMEVFDRLMPQANQLDKKRDDVSIGAKDLLEVHQGTRTEEGFRENIRVGVQYIEAWLRGRGAVPIYNMMEDAATAEISRAQIWQFCQYGVALEGGVKADAALFKRCLPEEMERVKGELGADAYAQGRFPEAIALFEKLSLAPNFEDFLTVPAYAKLN, from the coding sequence ATGTCGGATACCCCCCCCCTCTCCCTGCCTGCGGGCGTCGCCATCAAGGGCGCGGTGCAGCCGCGCTTCGACGAGATCCTGACGACCGAGGCGCTGGCCTTCGTGGCCGAGCTGCACCGCCGCTTCAACGAGACCCGCAAGCGCCTGCTGGCGCTGCGCGCCGAGCGCCAGAAGCGCTTCGACGGCGGCGAGACGCCCGATTTCCTGGCCGAGACGAAGCATATCCGCGAGGGCGACTGGAGCGTCGCGCCGATCCCGGCCGACCTGCAGGACCGTCGCGTCGAGATCACCGGCCCGGTCGACCGCAAGATGATCGTCAACGCGCTGAACTCCGGCGCCAAGGTCTTCATGGCCGATTTCGAGGACGCCTCCTCGCCGGTCTGGACCAACATGGTCGAAGGCCAGATCAACCTGAAGGACCGCTGGGCGAACAAGATCGACTTCACCGATCCGTCGAACGGCAAGGACTACAAGCTCAAGGACAAGCCCGCCGTCCTGATCATCCGCCCGCGCGGCTGGCACCTGCCCGAGCGCCATATCGAGATCGATGGCGAGGAAGCCTCGGGCTCGCTGGTCGATTTCGGGCTCTACCTCTTCCACAACGCCAAGGCGGCGCTGGCGGCCGGCTCCGGCCCCTATTTCTACCTGCCGAAGCTCGAGAGCCATCTCGAAGCCCGGCTCTGGAACGACGTCTTCGTCGCCGCCCAGTCAGCGCTCGGCCTGAAGAACGGCACGATCAAGGCCACCGTCCTGATCGAGACGCTGCCGGCCGCCTTCGAGATGGACGAGATCCTCTACGAGCTGCGCGAGCACATGGCCGGCCTCAATTGCGGCCGCTGGGACTACATCTTCTCCTTCATCAAGAAGCTCGCCCGCAACAAGGCCTATGTCCTGCCCGACCGTTCACAGGTCGTGATGTCGAAGGCCTTCCTGCGTGCCTATTCGCTGCTGCTGATCAAGACCTGCCACAAGCGCGGCGCCTTCGCGATGGGCGGCATGGCGGCGCAGATCCCGGTCAAGAACAACCCGGAAGCCAATGCCGCCGCCTTCGCCAAGGTCAAGGCCGACAAGGAGCGCGAGGCCGGCGACGGCCATGACGGCACCTGGGTCGCCCATCCGGACCTCGTCCCAGTCGCGATGGAGGTCTTCGACCGGCTGATGCCGCAGGCCAACCAGCTCGACAAGAAGCGCGACGACGTCTCGATCGGCGCGAAGGACCTGCTGGAAGTCCATCAGGGCACGCGAACCGAGGAAGGCTTCCGCGAGAACATCCGCGTCGGCGTCCAGTACATCGAAGCCTGGCTGCGCGGCCGCGGCGCCGTGCCGATCTACAACATGATGGAAGACGCCGCGACGGCCGAGATCAGCCGCGCCCAGATCTGGCAGTTCTGCCAGTACGGCGTCGCGCTCGAAGGCGGGGTGAAGGCCGATGCCGCCCTGTTCAAGCGCTGCCTGCCCGAGGAAATGGAGCGCGTGAAGGGCGAGCTCGGCGCCGACGCCTATGCCCAGGGCCGTTTCCCGGAGGCGATCGCTCTCTTCGAAAAGCTCTCGCTGGCGCCGAATTTCGAGGATTTCCTCACCGTTCCGGCCTATGCCAAGCTGAACTGA
- a CDS encoding Folate-dependent protein for Fe/S cluster synthesis/repair in oxidative stress, translating into MSATRLIDRGVIRVSGDDARDFLQNLVTNDLDPVVPGQAGYGALLTPQGKMICDFFIVALSPEDGGGFLLDAPLLQTADLMKRLKLYKLRAKVALEDLTEKSAVLASADGAPLPADAGLVYDDPRLPALSQRAIADAEGVETLVTAEPDAYHARRIALGIPAGGRDFPYGDTFPHEALLDQLGGVSFKKGCYIGQEVVSRMQHRGTARTRVVPIIFDEGIAAETGAEATAGGKPLGTVGSGASGRALAMLRLDRLADALASGTAPLGGGLAFHLAEKPGFIRFPFPGEAGFGAAAGAAL; encoded by the coding sequence ATGTCCGCCACAAGATTGATCGATCGCGGCGTCATCCGCGTCAGCGGCGACGACGCGCGCGACTTCCTGCAGAACCTCGTGACCAACGATCTCGACCCGGTCGTCCCCGGACAGGCCGGCTACGGCGCGCTGCTGACGCCGCAAGGCAAGATGATCTGCGACTTCTTCATCGTCGCGCTGTCGCCGGAAGATGGCGGCGGCTTCCTGCTCGATGCCCCGCTGCTGCAGACCGCCGATCTGATGAAACGCCTGAAGCTCTACAAATTGCGCGCCAAGGTCGCGCTGGAAGACCTCACGGAGAAGAGTGCGGTGCTCGCCTCTGCCGACGGTGCTCCGCTGCCCGCGGATGCCGGCCTCGTCTACGACGATCCGCGCCTGCCAGCGCTCAGCCAGCGCGCCATCGCCGATGCGGAGGGCGTCGAGACGCTCGTCACCGCCGAGCCGGACGCCTATCACGCCCGCCGCATCGCGCTCGGCATTCCGGCCGGCGGCCGCGATTTCCCCTATGGCGACACCTTCCCGCATGAGGCGCTGCTCGACCAGCTTGGCGGCGTCTCCTTCAAGAAGGGCTGCTATATCGGGCAGGAGGTCGTCTCTCGCATGCAGCATCGCGGCACGGCCCGCACCCGCGTCGTGCCGATTATCTTCGACGAAGGCATCGCGGCGGAGACCGGCGCCGAGGCCACGGCCGGGGGCAAGCCGCTCGGCACTGTCGGCTCGGGCGCGAGCGGCCGGGCGCTCGCCATGCTCCGGCTCGACCGGCTGGCCGATGCGCTCGCCTCGGGCACCGCCCCGCTCGGCGGCGGGCTCGCCTTCCATCTCGCGGAGAAGCCCGGCTTCATCCGCTTCCCCTTCCCGGGCGAGGCAGGCTTCGGAGCCGCCGCAGGAGCTGCCCTATGA
- a CDS encoding conserved hypothetical protein (Evidence 4 : Unknown function but conserved in other organisms): MMFSSPRKSFGGPLQFLVGRDADGHWLAVETHGRGGGIFADQGAALRYAVFESGHRPRAVRMTAKTLSLL, from the coding sequence ATGATGTTCAGTAGCCCTCGCAAATCCTTCGGCGGCCCCCTCCAGTTTCTGGTCGGGCGAGACGCCGATGGTCACTGGCTGGCCGTCGAGACCCATGGTCGCGGCGGTGGCATTTTCGCCGATCAGGGCGCCGCGCTGCGCTATGCCGTGTTCGAGAGCGGCCACAGGCCGCGCGCGGTCCGCATGACGGCCAAGACGCTCAGCCTGCTCTGA
- a CDS encoding conserved exported hypothetical protein (Evidence 4 : Unknown function but conserved in other organisms) codes for MRSHLPAMLMATLLAASCAQAATLAPEQRFRTLGAFAGKKPGKPARDVSGLACMPVANGAQRCLLINDEGAFAQFARIAENRITPGASLPIIGAEASPETLGQPPQGICKAPGRFAELDGEAVAYADGAFYLAGSHGCSRNKGEFRLSAFHLARIRVDAEGTPTGRVELSYRLSDMLRRAGEAGAFFGKSLMDDNGLNVEGIAVIGDTLWAGLRAPSLGNRSFLVGASLAALFAPGHAAATEAPKVIALPAGHDRGIRDLAPLPDGKLLALLGPAQEQPLPYSLILIDPARPEAAAALGELPSRGDGKAESLTVLGEGRGGLTVLIGYDGPKNGHFESYRLPLPARTR; via the coding sequence ATGCGCTCACACCTCCCCGCCATGCTTATGGCCACCCTCCTCGCCGCCTCCTGCGCGCAAGCCGCGACGCTTGCGCCCGAGCAACGCTTCCGGACGCTGGGCGCTTTCGCGGGCAAGAAGCCGGGCAAACCCGCGCGCGACGTCAGCGGCCTCGCCTGCATGCCGGTCGCGAACGGCGCCCAGCGCTGCCTGCTGATCAATGACGAGGGGGCCTTCGCCCAATTCGCCCGGATCGCCGAAAACCGCATCACGCCCGGAGCCTCGCTGCCGATCATCGGCGCGGAAGCCTCGCCCGAGACGCTCGGCCAGCCGCCGCAGGGCATCTGCAAGGCGCCCGGCCGCTTCGCCGAGCTCGATGGCGAGGCGGTCGCCTATGCCGATGGCGCCTTCTACCTGGCAGGTTCCCATGGCTGCTCGCGCAACAAGGGCGAGTTCCGCCTCTCCGCCTTCCATCTGGCGCGCATCAGGGTCGACGCCGAAGGCACCCCTACCGGCCGGGTCGAGCTGAGTTATCGCCTGAGCGACATGCTGCGCCGGGCCGGCGAGGCCGGCGCCTTCTTCGGCAAGAGCCTGATGGACGACAACGGCCTCAATGTCGAAGGCATCGCCGTCATCGGCGATACGCTCTGGGCCGGCCTGCGCGCGCCCTCGCTCGGCAATCGCAGCTTCCTCGTCGGCGCTTCGCTTGCGGCGCTCTTCGCGCCCGGGCACGCGGCCGCGACCGAGGCCCCCAAAGTCATCGCGCTGCCGGCCGGGCATGATCGCGGTATCCGGGATCTGGCGCCCCTCCCGGACGGAAAACTGCTCGCTCTCCTCGGCCCGGCGCAGGAACAGCCCCTGCCCTATTCCTTGATACTGATCGATCCGGCCCGGCCGGAGGCAGCCGCCGCCCTCGGCGAATTGCCTTCCCGCGGCGACGGCAAGGCCGAATCTCTCACGGTTCTCGGCGAAGGCCGCGGCGGGCTCACCGTCCTGATCGGCTATGACGGCCCCAAGAACGGCCATTTCGAATCTTACCGTCTGCCGCTGCCGGCCAGGACCCGCTGA
- a CDS encoding VWA domain-containing protein: MFKLTFLSDMVRRFRRDQRGNVLVLTGFLAVPMIGVVGVTIDYSRASNTRQALTSAIDSASLMAARDAQKLTDAELGTRIDNWIRDNLPETAKNEFTGAKVTIDRTARTIQITANANVPTTIARVLGTQSLPVASNSQATWGTNTIELALVLDNTGSMASSSKMDNLKAAAKDLIKVMKEAAIDPDQIRVSIVPFNTQVRIAKTFKDQEWIRYGLTRSVTCDNKGANCKTSSGAKITDTDGLNCTTKNGVKTCTTQSITKATWASTEGCIADRDQSYDVGDGGPYSSSDRQYPAYWCSQSSLAQIMPLSSDWTALSAHIDTMTPVGNTNVTIGAVWGWATLSQGAPFMEAKGSTEPRLRKYMILLTDGDNTENRFTTNGSQIDARTALACTAIKGADISLYTIRVIDGDAALLKSCASKADMYYDVKNASQLSPVFKAIANEISAVRLTH; encoded by the coding sequence ATGTTCAAGCTCACTTTCCTGTCCGACATGGTGCGGCGGTTCCGTCGTGACCAGCGCGGCAACGTCCTGGTGCTGACGGGCTTCCTCGCCGTTCCGATGATCGGTGTCGTGGGCGTCACGATCGATTATTCGCGGGCCAGCAACACACGCCAGGCGCTGACCTCGGCGATCGATTCCGCCTCTCTGATGGCCGCGCGCGACGCTCAGAAGCTGACCGACGCCGAACTCGGCACGCGGATCGACAACTGGATTCGCGACAACCTTCCGGAGACTGCCAAGAACGAGTTCACCGGGGCGAAGGTGACGATCGACCGCACCGCGCGCACGATCCAGATCACGGCCAACGCCAACGTGCCGACAACGATCGCGCGGGTGCTCGGCACCCAGTCTCTCCCGGTCGCGAGCAACAGCCAGGCGACTTGGGGCACCAATACGATCGAACTGGCGCTGGTTCTCGACAATACGGGCTCGATGGCGTCTTCGAGCAAGATGGACAATCTCAAGGCGGCGGCCAAGGATCTGATCAAGGTCATGAAGGAGGCTGCGATCGATCCCGATCAGATTCGGGTCTCCATCGTTCCGTTCAATACGCAGGTCCGCATCGCCAAGACGTTCAAGGACCAGGAGTGGATCCGCTACGGATTAACCCGGTCGGTCACTTGCGACAACAAGGGCGCCAACTGCAAGACGTCGAGCGGAGCCAAGATTACGGACACGGACGGGTTGAACTGCACGACCAAGAACGGCGTGAAAACCTGTACGACGCAGAGCATCACGAAAGCGACCTGGGCCAGCACCGAAGGCTGCATCGCCGATCGCGATCAGAGCTACGATGTCGGCGATGGCGGCCCCTATTCGTCGAGCGACCGGCAGTATCCCGCATATTGGTGCAGCCAGAGCAGCCTGGCTCAGATCATGCCCTTGAGCTCGGACTGGACCGCACTGTCGGCCCATATCGACACCATGACACCTGTCGGCAATACGAACGTCACCATCGGGGCGGTCTGGGGTTGGGCGACCTTGTCGCAGGGGGCTCCCTTCATGGAAGCTAAGGGTTCGACCGAGCCCCGGCTGAGGAAATACATGATCCTGCTGACCGACGGCGACAACACCGAAAACCGCTTCACCACCAATGGCAGCCAGATCGACGCGCGAACCGCGCTCGCCTGCACGGCGATCAAGGGGGCCGACATCAGCCTGTATACCATCCGCGTCATCGACGGAGACGCTGCCCTGCTGAAGAGTTGCGCCAGCAAGGCGGACATGTACTACGACGTGAAAAATGCGTCCCAGCTGAGCCCGGTCTTCAAGGCTATCGCCAATGAGATCAGCGCGGTGCGCCTGACGCATTGA
- the dapA gene encoding 4-hydroxy-tetrahydrodipicolinate synthase, with product MNHWLHGMFTALVTPFDEGAIDHGALERLIHWQIAQGADGVVIGTATGESPTLSEAERRELCAAARRIAGRHFPVIVAVGSYATAETVAEIAAAEKAGASALLLRMPYYNRPTQAGLAAHALAAAQATGLEIILDNDPDRCGIEIMPETLERLEEAANIVGILERRGDLVRCDRIARLRDRRFIRLTGAAETIPAYLLAGGCGAVTSVGNLAPHWLARLESAARSEFYGQAQILQRRLVPLLDLLGREPDPVLVKLALSLLHPEVGAACRAPLAPARPEFAALMRDAIEDLPRPLGGDSHGPCASGSGGRRPPRQKPSDAPAFPQ from the coding sequence ATGAATCATTGGCTTCATGGCATGTTCACCGCGCTGGTCACGCCCTTCGACGAAGGCGCGATCGACCATGGCGCGCTGGAACGCCTCATTCACTGGCAGATCGCACAGGGCGCCGATGGCGTCGTGATCGGCACCGCGACGGGCGAGAGCCCGACGCTGAGCGAGGCGGAGCGCCGCGAGCTCTGTGCGGCCGCCCGTCGCATCGCCGGCCGGCATTTTCCGGTGATCGTGGCCGTCGGCAGCTACGCCACCGCCGAGACGGTCGCCGAGATCGCGGCCGCCGAGAAGGCCGGCGCTTCGGCCCTGCTGCTGCGGATGCCCTATTACAACCGCCCGACGCAGGCGGGCCTTGCGGCCCATGCGCTGGCTGCCGCGCAGGCGACCGGGCTCGAGATCATTCTCGACAACGATCCGGATCGCTGCGGCATCGAGATCATGCCGGAGACGCTGGAGCGGCTGGAAGAGGCCGCGAACATCGTCGGCATCCTGGAGCGGCGCGGCGACCTTGTCCGCTGCGACCGGATCGCCAGGCTGCGCGACCGTCGCTTCATACGGCTGACCGGCGCGGCGGAGACGATTCCCGCCTATCTGCTCGCAGGTGGGTGCGGTGCGGTCACCAGCGTCGGCAATCTCGCGCCGCACTGGCTGGCGCGGCTGGAGAGCGCGGCGCGCTCCGAGTTCTACGGGCAGGCGCAGATCCTGCAGCGGCGCCTTGTTCCGCTGCTCGACCTGCTCGGCCGCGAGCCCGATCCGGTTCTCGTCAAGCTTGCCCTGTCGCTGCTGCACCCCGAGGTCGGAGCGGCCTGCCGCGCGCCGCTCGCGCCGGCGCGCCCCGAATTTGCGGCTCTCATGCGGGATGCGATCGAGGACCTGCCTCGTCCGCTTGGCGGGGATAGCCACGGCCCCTGCGCGAGCGGGAGCGGTGGGCGTCGTCCACCCCGCCAGAAGCCATCGGACGCGCCGGCGTTCCCGCAATAG
- the tag gene encoding 3-methyl-adenine DNA glycosylase I, constitutive, producing MSDSGIVSEERIAIQGADGKFRCRWPGTEPLYLAYHDTEWGVPEYDSRALWEKLILDGFQAGLSWITILRKRDAFRAGFSGFEPDAVARFTEADVQRLLADPGIIRHRGKIEGTIKSAQAYLRISEREPFADFLWKHLDGRVLQNSYRAQGEVPTQTKLSETISKELKKAGFTFCGPTIVYAFMEACGLVNDHLTGCFRWSECAALARDTRPAA from the coding sequence ATGAGCGACTCTGGCATCGTCAGCGAGGAGCGTATCGCGATCCAGGGCGCGGACGGCAAGTTTCGCTGCCGCTGGCCGGGCACCGAGCCGCTTTACCTCGCCTATCACGACACCGAATGGGGCGTGCCGGAATACGATTCCCGCGCGCTCTGGGAGAAGCTGATCCTCGACGGCTTCCAGGCCGGCCTGTCCTGGATCACCATCCTCAGGAAGCGCGACGCCTTCCGCGCCGGCTTCTCCGGGTTCGAGCCGGACGCGGTCGCGCGCTTCACCGAGGCCGATGTCCAGCGCCTGCTGGCCGACCCCGGCATCATCCGCCATCGCGGCAAGATCGAAGGCACGATCAAAAGCGCGCAGGCCTATCTCAGGATCAGCGAGCGCGAGCCCTTCGCGGATTTCCTCTGGAAGCATCTCGACGGCCGCGTGCTGCAGAACAGCTACCGGGCGCAGGGCGAGGTCCCGACCCAGACAAAGCTCTCCGAGACGATCTCGAAGGAGCTGAAGAAGGCCGGCTTCACCTTCTGCGGCCCGACCATCGTCTACGCCTTCATGGAAGCCTGCGGACTGGTCAACGATCACCTCACCGGCTGCTTCCGCTGGAGCGAATGCGCCGCGCTCGCGCGCGATACGCGTCCCGCCGCCTGA